The window CTGATGAAAAGTATCTTTTCCTCCCAGATAATCTTCGATATTCCTAAAGGCATTTGCATTGCCAATGGTATCGCTCTGTTGAGAATAGTACTTGTGGATATCCTCATCTGATGGGATCGGGTACAACTGCCGATGGGAACAGGTCCCACAGCGATATATATCGTACCCATCATACGAAAGTTCTCTTTCCTCAAGATCACCTTCACAAACTGAACACTCTCTTTTCACTGTATCAATTCTCTATATTTAACAGGGTTTACGGGAAAGGAAGATGATGGTTTAAGAATTTTCTCCTGATACTCCTTATCCCATGATACCACGCATCTTGGATACTTTCTATTTTTATGGTAATACGAGCATTCGTTGTGGATGAATCTCCAGATATCTTCCAGTGGTTCTTTCCTGATATTACCAAAAGAGATCGGGTTAATAGCACATGTTTGAACATCTCCGTAAGGAGAAATACATAATTTTTCAGTACCTCCAGGACAGCCAACGCCTTTAAAGGTATGGCTGAAGTCAGTTCTCAATACATTGAAATTTTTCCTGAGTATTTCCCATTCCTCTTCACCTAAACATTCATCATACACCTCTTTACCGCGTCCGGTGGGGCTATACGTTGAACATCCCAATAAAATCCCTTTCGATCGGGTAAAAGCAAGCATTCTTTCAAACATCTTCATTGATGATTTGCACAGAGTAAAAGAAATCTCCACGATTATATTGTGCTTCTCACATAACTCTATTACCTTTAAGGTTCGTTCAAATGATCCTTTTCCCCTTATTTTATCA is drawn from Candidatus Scalindua sp. and contains these coding sequences:
- a CDS encoding radical SAM protein codes for the protein MNFLKDNNIKQKLLLLPRFAKKPRSLYGVFRGYVMRGLLNKPFLRSLELNITPHCNISCEVCYASKYIQPNEKIMSVEEYRDLWRQAKKLGAFGVHIIGGEPTLRGDLFDIISVFEPEKYLISIVTNGVNVNEKLIKDLSRVKLFNMCISLDADNEKENDKIRGKGSFERTLKVIELCEKHNIIVEISFTLCKSSMKMFERMLAFTRSKGILLGCSTYSPTGRGKEVYDECLGEEEWEILRKNFNVLRTDFSHTFKGVGCPGGTEKLCISPYGDVQTCAINPISFGNIRKEPLEDIWRFIHNECSYYHKNRKYPRCVVSWDKEYQEKILKPSSSFPVNPVKYRELIQ